A region of Chloroflexota bacterium DNA encodes the following proteins:
- a CDS encoding BMP family ABC transporter substrate-binding protein, with translation MKNKFLWLLSILLIAAFVLTACGGAAEPAAEEPAAEEGAAEAPAEEAAAAEGGYQIPAVEEGAFNVAFVYVGPHDDGGWTQAHDVGRMYVEDNVEGVHTAYVELVAEGADSEQVTRSLARKGFDVIFTTSFGFMDASEIVADEFPDVNIVHISGFKSNEANFGNLMGAMEDMKYLAGMLAGSRAMVDGNPKLGYIATFPIPEELRLGNAFALGAQQTCPECTVDVRWIFTWHDPILEKEASSSLFDGGAQVVMTGADTPAPAEVAPEGKWGITYDYSGNCTVDACLTSMYWNWGPVYARIVEESMAGTWVGGWEYFDADSGAMGLLGFMEGETLQPGAADLPEADLQLIRDTLSAMLAGEFTRFDVFKGPITDNQGNLVLEEGVSLEQLDLDGFAQFGSPCTTCMYWWNENITAELPELE, from the coding sequence ATGAAGAATAAATTCCTGTGGCTGTTGAGCATTTTGCTGATCGCTGCATTCGTACTCACTGCTTGTGGTGGCGCTGCTGAACCGGCTGCCGAAGAACCCGCCGCTGAAGAAGGTGCTGCCGAAGCTCCCGCTGAAGAGGCTGCTGCAGCCGAAGGTGGTTATCAGATTCCTGCCGTTGAAGAAGGCGCTTTTAACGTTGCTTTTGTTTACGTTGGGCCCCATGACGATGGTGGCTGGACCCAGGCCCATGATGTTGGCCGTATGTATGTTGAAGACAATGTCGAAGGCGTACACACTGCTTATGTTGAATTGGTTGCCGAAGGCGCCGACTCTGAGCAAGTAACCCGTTCTTTGGCTCGTAAGGGTTTCGATGTCATCTTCACCACATCCTTTGGTTTTATGGATGCTTCGGAAATCGTTGCTGATGAGTTCCCCGATGTGAATATTGTTCACATCAGTGGTTTCAAATCGAATGAAGCCAATTTTGGTAACCTGATGGGCGCGATGGAAGATATGAAATACCTGGCCGGTATGCTGGCTGGCTCGCGCGCGATGGTGGATGGCAACCCCAAATTGGGTTATATTGCCACCTTCCCGATCCCCGAAGAACTACGTTTGGGCAATGCCTTCGCTTTGGGCGCCCAGCAAACCTGCCCTGAGTGTACGGTTGACGTGCGTTGGATCTTCACCTGGCATGATCCCATTCTTGAAAAAGAAGCGTCTTCCTCCCTATTTGATGGCGGCGCTCAGGTTGTCATGACTGGTGCCGATACTCCCGCTCCCGCCGAGGTAGCCCCCGAAGGCAAATGGGGCATCACCTATGACTACAGCGGTAACTGCACCGTGGACGCCTGCCTCACCTCCATGTACTGGAATTGGGGTCCCGTCTATGCTCGCATCGTCGAAGAATCGATGGCTGGTACCTGGGTTGGCGGCTGGGAATACTTTGATGCTGATTCGGGCGCAATGGGCTTGCTCGGCTTCATGGAAGGCGAGACCTTGCAACCGGGCGCGGCTGATCTGCCCGAAGCTGATCTGCAATTGATCCGCGACACCTTGTCTGCCATGTTGGCTGGCGAATTCACCCGCTTCGACGTTTTCAAAGGCCCCATCACCGACAATCAGGGCAATCTGGTTCTCGAAGAGGGTGTTAGCCTCGAACAGCTCGACTTGGATGGTTTCGCTCAATTCGGTAGCCCCTGCACCACTTGTATGTACTGGTGGAACGAAAATATCACCGCAGAATTACCCGAACTAGAGTAA